TGGCTGAGTGCATCGTGGCCGGTGGCACCGAGAGCATGAGCATGGTGCCTACCGTGGGCTGGAAAACGGTGCCCAACTATAAACTGGCGCAGCAGCACCCAGACTACTACCTCGGCATGGGCCTCACGGCCGAAGCTGTAGCGCAGGACTACAAAGTGTCGCGCGAAGATCAGGACCAGTTTGCTTACAACTCGCACCAGAAGGCCATCAAGGCGATTCAGGCCGGCAAGTTTAAGGAGCAGATTGTGCCCATCACGGTAGAAGAAACCTACCTCGATCAGGCTACTGGCAAGAAGAAGAACCGCTCGTTTGTAGTAGATACCGACGAAGGCCCACGTGCTGACACGTCCATTGAGGCGCTGGCCAAATTGCGTCCGGTATTCGCGGCTAATGGTTCGGTAACGGCTGGTAACTCTTCTCAGACTTCTGATGGTGCCGCTTTCGTCATCGTAATGTCGGAACGCATGGTGAAAGAGCTGAACCTAGAGCCCATTGCGCGCATGATTACTTATGCCACCGAAGGCATCGACCCGCGCATCATGGGTATGGGCCCGATCAAGGCTATTCCGAAGGCGTTACGCCAGGCGGGCATGAAGCTCCAGGATATCGACCTGTTTGAGCTGAATGAGGCCTTTGCTTCTCAGTCGATTGCCATTACCCGCGAGCTGGACATTGACGAGAGCAAGCTGAACGTGAATGGCGGTGCCATTGCGCTAGGCCACCCACTGGGCTGCTCGGGCGCTAAGCTTAGCATTCAGCTTTTCCACGAGCTGCGGGCGCAAGGCAAAAAGTACGGCATGGTAACCGCCTGCGTAGGCGGCGGCCAGGGCGTAGCCGGCATCTACGAATTGCTGAAATAAGCCGGTAGCGGGTTCGGTGGTCGGTGGCGTGCGCCGCCGGAAAGCGTGGCAGCGTTTTCCTAAGGAAAACTCAACTGGCCTACGGCACCGACCACCGAATCTGCTCCGTTTTCAGAACCAGATACTTAGGTAAACTGTTCTGCTTAAAAAGATTAAGAACCCCGGCACTCGGGGTTTCTTTTTCAGAAAGTACTCGGCAAGCATAACATAATTTGCTATCTTTCGGTATCCCACACTGAAGGGGCTAGTGGTAGCCAAATAGTAGGTATGCCGAGTATCTTCTTTCTCTTTTCGACATCGATTTTTTCCCAACCCCAACATCTCACCCGGTCATGGAAGTAACTAACAAGCTTGTGAAAGGCGGCGAGTTCATCATCAAAGA
The Hymenobacter gelipurpurascens DNA segment above includes these coding regions:
- a CDS encoding acetyl-CoA C-acyltransferase, which gives rise to MNAYIVAGYRTAVGKATRGGFRFTRPDDLAADVIKHLVASVPALDPTRIDDVMVGNAVPEAEQGLQMGRLISLLALPMNVSGLIVNRYCGSGVETIAMAASKISAGMAECIVAGGTESMSMVPTVGWKTVPNYKLAQQHPDYYLGMGLTAEAVAQDYKVSREDQDQFAYNSHQKAIKAIQAGKFKEQIVPITVEETYLDQATGKKKNRSFVVDTDEGPRADTSIEALAKLRPVFAANGSVTAGNSSQTSDGAAFVIVMSERMVKELNLEPIARMITYATEGIDPRIMGMGPIKAIPKALRQAGMKLQDIDLFELNEAFASQSIAITRELDIDESKLNVNGGAIALGHPLGCSGAKLSIQLFHELRAQGKKYGMVTACVGGGQGVAGIYELLK